In Bacillus cereus ATCC 14579, a single window of DNA contains:
- the racA gene encoding chromosome-anchoring protein RacA, whose amino-acid sequence MEYKTPFIAKKLGVSPKAVVRIAQQLNLTIEKNKYGHFIFTQEDVDQMLEHHRFQIEQSQNSQSTQKASSNEVEELKTQVNTIVQNISSNDFEQLANQLNTITRRLDRMEEQMQDKANDVVTYQLLQHRREMEEMLERIQKLEAALTKEEPIYITPDSKPTYEREKKPKRRKMIFSIFGL is encoded by the coding sequence TTGGAATATAAAACACCATTTATCGCAAAGAAATTAGGTGTTAGCCCAAAGGCTGTTGTCCGGATCGCGCAACAATTAAATCTTACGATAGAGAAAAACAAATATGGCCACTTTATTTTCACACAAGAGGATGTCGATCAAATGTTAGAACACCATCGATTTCAAATAGAGCAATCTCAAAATTCTCAATCTACTCAAAAGGCTTCCTCAAATGAAGTTGAGGAATTAAAAACTCAAGTTAATACAATTGTTCAAAACATATCATCGAATGATTTTGAGCAATTAGCTAATCAATTAAACACTATTACGAGAAGACTTGATCGAATGGAAGAACAAATGCAAGATAAGGCAAATGATGTCGTCACGTACCAACTTTTACAACACCGTCGTGAAATGGAGGAAATGTTAGAGCGAATTCAAAAGTTAGAAGCTGCCCTAACGAAAGAAGAACCCATTTATATTACTCCGGATTCAAAACCAACATATGAACGAGAAAAGAAACCGAAGCGCCGCAAAATGATTTTTAGTATATTTGGATTATAA
- a CDS encoding hemolysin family protein → MDIYSISIVIVLIALTAFFVAAEFAIVKVRSSRIDYLIAEGNNRATSVKTVITNLDEYLSACQLGITVTALGIGWFGKPALKQMFDTLFANWNISTQLADIFAVTLVFLLITFLHVVIGELAPKTFAIQKSEQVSLLVSKPLIFFYRIAFPFIWLLNGSARIITKLLGLKPPKGHDEVHSEEELRLLVSESYKNGEINQSEYKYVNKIFEFDDRIAKEIMVPRTEMNIISKEMPAEEALQKMSREKYTRYPVVDGDKDHVIGFVNFKDIFTEFVQHKAVNKKTVEQYMRPIILVIDSIPIHDLFLKMQKERTHIAILIDEYGGTSGLVTVEDILEEIVGDIQDEFDTDEQPEIQKVSETKTILEGKVLVSEVNTLFGLGIDDDGVDTIGGWILTKNIEIAEEDSIEIENYKFCVKELDGHYIKRLEVTKIVESIVILEDEKQISLQEQISS, encoded by the coding sequence TTGGACATATATAGTATAAGTATAGTGATTGTTTTAATTGCCTTAACGGCATTTTTCGTTGCAGCAGAATTTGCAATTGTTAAAGTGAGAAGTTCACGAATTGACTATTTAATTGCAGAAGGAAATAATCGTGCAACATCGGTCAAAACAGTCATTACAAACTTAGACGAATATTTATCTGCTTGTCAGTTAGGAATTACTGTTACAGCTTTAGGAATTGGGTGGTTTGGTAAACCTGCGTTAAAGCAAATGTTTGATACGCTTTTTGCAAATTGGAATATCTCTACTCAACTAGCAGACATTTTTGCTGTAACTTTAGTATTTTTGTTAATTACTTTTTTACATGTTGTAATAGGGGAATTGGCCCCAAAAACATTTGCAATTCAAAAATCTGAACAAGTGAGTTTGCTTGTTTCTAAGCCGTTAATTTTCTTTTATCGTATTGCATTCCCATTCATTTGGCTATTAAATGGTTCAGCTCGAATCATTACGAAGCTGCTAGGGCTGAAACCGCCGAAGGGGCATGATGAGGTTCATTCAGAAGAAGAATTACGGTTGTTAGTTTCAGAAAGTTATAAAAATGGTGAGATTAATCAATCTGAATATAAATATGTAAATAAAATTTTTGAATTTGATGATCGGATTGCAAAAGAAATAATGGTACCTCGAACTGAAATGAATATTATAAGTAAAGAAATGCCTGCTGAAGAAGCTTTGCAAAAAATGTCTCGCGAAAAATATACAAGGTATCCAGTTGTTGATGGCGACAAAGACCACGTAATAGGTTTTGTGAATTTTAAAGATATTTTTACTGAGTTTGTACAACATAAAGCTGTTAATAAGAAGACAGTAGAGCAATATATGAGACCAATTATTTTAGTTATCGATTCTATTCCAATTCATGATTTGTTTTTAAAAATGCAAAAAGAAAGAACACATATTGCTATATTGATAGATGAATATGGTGGGACATCTGGACTTGTTACTGTTGAAGATATTTTGGAAGAAATTGTTGGAGATATTCAGGATGAGTTTGATACGGATGAGCAGCCAGAAATTCAAAAGGTTAGTGAAACGAAGACGATACTAGAGGGAAAAGTACTTGTTAGTGAAGTGAATACGTTATTTGGTTTAGGGATTGATGATGATGGTGTTGATACAATCGGTGGTTGGATTTTAACGAAGAATATAGAGATTGCTGAAGAGGATTCCATTGAAATTGAAAATTATAAGTTTTGTGTGAAAGAATTAGATGGACATTATATAAAAAGATTAGAAGTTACAAAGATAGTAGAATCGATTGTTATTTTAGAAGATGAAAAACAAATTTCGTTACAAGAGCAAATTAGCTCGTAA
- a CDS encoding aldehyde dehydrogenase family protein, with the protein MKKHLYINGSWKSVNTYKPLYAPYSEETLAEIAQGTEEDVKEAVTAAKNAMTKMNKLSAYDRATILEKVAQKMDERREEFAEIIAKEAAKPIRAARGEVDRTVQTYKFAAEEAKRIYGETLPLDAAPGADGRIAYTIRKPIGVIGAITPFNFPLNLVAHKVGPAIAAGNTVVLKPADQTPLSSYALVELFEEAGLPNGALNIISGPGPTVGEAIVKNDYVASITFTGSPKVGIGIKQKAGLKRVTLELGSNAAVIIDEDVELTDEIIERVKWGAFVNNGQVCISVQRVFVHETKIHEFLSKLKKAMESVVVGDPSLEETDVSALISKKDVERIDMWVQEAIKEGATVLCGGKKQDARIFEPTVLTNVPDHVSVQCQEVFGPLMTVNTFKEFDEAIEQVNNSRYGLQAGVFTNNLFKAMRAIDELEVGGVMINDIPTFRVDHMPYGGVKESGTGREGIKYAIEEMTEMKLVCIKK; encoded by the coding sequence ATGAAAAAGCATTTATATATAAACGGAAGTTGGAAATCTGTAAACACGTATAAACCATTATACGCACCATATTCTGAAGAAACATTAGCGGAAATTGCACAAGGAACGGAAGAAGATGTAAAAGAGGCTGTTACTGCTGCAAAAAATGCAATGACAAAAATGAATAAATTATCTGCATATGATCGTGCGACTATTTTAGAGAAAGTTGCACAAAAAATGGATGAAAGAAGAGAAGAATTTGCAGAGATTATTGCAAAAGAAGCTGCAAAACCAATACGTGCTGCAAGGGGAGAAGTAGATCGTACTGTTCAAACGTACAAATTTGCAGCTGAAGAAGCGAAGCGTATATATGGTGAGACATTGCCATTAGACGCCGCACCTGGTGCAGATGGGCGTATTGCATATACAATCCGAAAGCCGATTGGGGTTATAGGGGCTATTACACCATTTAATTTCCCATTAAATTTAGTAGCGCATAAAGTTGGACCAGCAATCGCTGCCGGAAATACAGTTGTATTAAAGCCAGCTGATCAAACGCCATTATCATCTTATGCATTAGTTGAGTTATTTGAAGAGGCAGGATTGCCAAATGGAGCTTTAAATATCATTTCTGGCCCTGGCCCCACGGTTGGTGAGGCAATCGTCAAAAATGATTACGTTGCTTCTATTACTTTTACCGGAAGTCCAAAAGTTGGAATCGGAATAAAACAAAAGGCTGGGCTAAAACGAGTTACGTTAGAACTAGGCTCAAATGCTGCTGTTATTATTGATGAAGATGTAGAGTTAACAGATGAAATAATTGAACGTGTAAAATGGGGAGCATTTGTTAATAATGGGCAAGTTTGTATTTCAGTACAACGTGTTTTTGTACATGAAACGAAAATACATGAATTTCTCTCAAAGCTAAAGAAAGCGATGGAATCAGTTGTTGTTGGTGATCCATCGCTTGAGGAAACGGATGTATCAGCTTTAATTTCAAAAAAAGATGTAGAGCGAATTGATATGTGGGTTCAAGAAGCAATTAAGGAAGGAGCAACTGTTTTATGTGGTGGTAAGAAGCAGGATGCAAGAATTTTTGAACCGACTGTATTAACAAATGTTCCAGATCATGTATCTGTGCAGTGCCAAGAAGTATTCGGTCCACTCATGACAGTAAATACATTTAAAGAATTTGATGAAGCGATTGAGCAAGTAAATAATTCGCGTTACGGCTTACAGGCGGGAGTATTTACAAATAATTTATTTAAAGCAATGCGTGCAATTGATGAGCTAGAGGTTGGTGGTGTCATGATTAATGATATTCCAACGTTCAGAGTAGATCATATGCCTTATGGTGGTGTGAAAGAAAGTGGCACGGGACGCGAAGGAATTAAATATGCAATAGAAGAAATGACAGAAATGAAATTAGTATGTATTAAAAAATAA
- a CDS encoding YueI family protein, producing MVNKNVEDYLQEGIYGQKQNKPEERNMYLTTLRERVEIALTIGQVMQSNVYSEVAGSMRSSQSLQLLLNGGIAYPHLSKYIKLANEKNVPFTIVQNKDTKTPIGLVLTHATAIDKEQIYVEDTIFKQEMK from the coding sequence ATGGTAAATAAAAATGTGGAAGATTATCTCCAAGAAGGCATTTACGGCCAAAAGCAAAACAAACCAGAAGAACGTAATATGTATTTAACTACATTACGTGAGCGTGTGGAAATCGCTTTAACAATCGGTCAAGTAATGCAAAGTAATGTATACTCTGAAGTGGCGGGTAGCATGCGCTCTTCTCAATCATTACAACTCCTCCTAAATGGTGGCATTGCTTACCCACATTTATCAAAATACATTAAATTAGCAAACGAAAAAAATGTTCCTTTTACAATTGTTCAAAATAAAGATACAAAAACACCAATCGGTTTAGTATTAACTCATGCTACTGCTATAGATAAAGAACAAATTTATGTAGAAGATACTATTTTCAAACAAGAAATGAAGTAA
- a CDS encoding BA2291 family sporulation histidine kinase produces MEMEGMEVFPIDKDIKEIFCSHLKNNRHQFVENWKNKMIISEKDPFKLEVVQNGEDLLELIIELTMEDKDINYLQPLCEKIAIERAGADANIGDFVYNANVGRNELFEAMCELDVSARELKPIMAKIHTCFDKLIYYTVLKYSEIISKNLEEKQQYINETHKERLTILGQMSASFVHEFRNPLTSIMGFVKLLKADHPSLSYLDIISHELDQLNFRISQFLLVSKKEMWNESERFWLNDLFQDIIQFLYPRLVNANVLIEKNLPYPIPLVGYRSEVRQVFLNILMNSIDALESMKEERKIIIDVFEEDQAIRIVIKNNGPMIPAENVETIFEPFVTTKKLGTGIGLFVCKQIVEKHNGSIMCRSDNDWTEFQIAFQK; encoded by the coding sequence ATGGAAATGGAGGGAATGGAGGTTTTTCCAATCGATAAGGATATTAAAGAAATATTTTGTTCACACTTGAAAAACAATAGGCACCAATTCGTAGAGAACTGGAAAAACAAAATGATAATTTCCGAAAAAGATCCATTTAAACTAGAAGTAGTTCAAAATGGAGAGGATTTACTAGAGTTAATTATCGAACTTACTATGGAAGATAAAGATATAAATTATCTTCAACCGTTATGTGAGAAAATTGCTATTGAACGTGCTGGAGCAGATGCGAATATTGGAGATTTTGTTTATAACGCAAACGTGGGAAGAAATGAACTTTTCGAAGCGATGTGTGAATTAGATGTTAGCGCTCGTGAATTGAAACCAATTATGGCAAAAATACATACTTGTTTTGACAAATTAATTTATTATACCGTTTTAAAATACTCGGAAATTATATCGAAGAATTTAGAGGAAAAACAGCAATATATTAACGAAACACATAAAGAAAGGCTGACGATTTTAGGGCAAATGTCAGCTAGTTTTGTACATGAATTTCGTAATCCGCTTACTTCCATTATGGGGTTTGTTAAATTATTAAAGGCGGATCATCCGAGTTTATCGTATTTAGATATTATTTCGCATGAATTAGATCAATTAAATTTTCGTATTTCGCAATTTTTACTCGTATCGAAAAAAGAAATGTGGAATGAATCGGAACGGTTTTGGCTTAATGACTTGTTTCAAGACATTATACAATTCTTATATCCGAGGTTGGTCAATGCGAATGTTTTGATTGAAAAGAATTTACCGTATCCAATTCCGCTTGTTGGTTATCGGAGTGAAGTGAGACAAGTATTTTTAAACATATTAATGAATTCAATTGATGCTCTTGAATCAATGAAAGAAGAACGAAAAATTATCATTGATGTATTTGAAGAAGATCAAGCTATTCGAATTGTGATAAAAAATAATGGACCAATGATTCCAGCTGAAAATGTAGAAACGATTTTTGAACCATTTGTAACTACTAAAAAGTTAGGAACTGGTATTGGATTATTTGTATGTAAACAAATTGTGGAAAAACATAATGGATCCATTATGTGTCGATCAGATAACGATTGGACAGAATTTCAAATTGCATTTCAAAAATAA
- a CDS encoding DUF4397 domain-containing protein has translation MSQSEIEKYGQEVTQYEQLARYYQFRNPKKYIELYMKYYDALSKLVQAYETRDSQEAALPSHIRIFHADPNIPAVDILVNGQKVIKNISFKQFSPYLSLVQGKYRIDIVPVGNETPIFSALVPIMGNHTYTLAAINSDNHLQLQPILDNTHLPAGQAKIRFAHFSPDTPVVNVDLKDGDHLFENVLFKQITDFLQVSPGTADIEISLADNKNVLLTIPKFNVEPNVIYTISIVGYSTKDPKLEAVILTN, from the coding sequence ATGTCTCAATCTGAAATCGAAAAATATGGACAAGAAGTTACACAATACGAACAACTCGCACGTTACTATCAGTTTCGTAATCCTAAAAAATATATAGAATTATATATGAAATATTACGATGCACTATCAAAACTTGTACAGGCGTATGAAACAAGAGACTCACAAGAAGCTGCTTTACCGTCACATATAAGAATTTTTCATGCCGATCCAAATATACCAGCGGTTGACATTTTAGTAAACGGACAAAAGGTTATTAAAAATATTTCATTTAAGCAATTCAGCCCTTATTTATCATTAGTGCAAGGTAAATACCGTATAGATATTGTTCCTGTCGGAAATGAAACTCCAATCTTTTCAGCGTTGGTACCAATAATGGGAAATCATACTTATACTCTTGCTGCAATAAATAGTGATAATCACCTACAATTACAGCCTATACTTGATAATACACATTTACCAGCTGGTCAAGCCAAAATACGGTTTGCACATTTCTCTCCAGATACCCCTGTTGTAAACGTAGATTTAAAAGATGGGGATCATTTATTTGAAAATGTACTCTTTAAACAAATAACAGATTTTTTGCAAGTTAGCCCTGGTACAGCAGATATTGAAATTTCACTCGCAGATAATAAAAACGTTTTATTGACTATACCAAAATTCAATGTTGAACCAAATGTTATTTATACAATTTCAATAGTAGGTTATTCAACTAAAGATCCTAAATTAGAAGCCGTTATACTCACAAATTAA
- a CDS encoding aspartate aminotransferase family protein produces MRDYLIKPLVGQPYPMISHGKGVYLYDQNGNKYFDGSSGAITAGIGHGVKEIADVIKKQAEEIAFVYRSQFTSEPAEKLAKKLSDLSVGDLNWSFFVNSGTEANETAMKIAIQHFQERGIQGKHKILSRWMSYHGIPMGALSMSGHPLRRQRFVSILEDYPTIPAPYCFRCPVQKVYPTCQLACATELERSIERIGAEHIAAFIAEPIIGAAGGAVVPPKDYYKVIKEICDHYDILFIADEVMTGLGRTGAWFAMEHWGVEPDIMTLGKGLGAGYTPMAATVVSDRVMEPILRGSRSVMSGHTLSANPLSAATALAVIEYMEKHNLPEKTAEKGEYLIKGLQKVQQQSTIIADVRGKGLLIGVELQPFTKASELISVAAKNGLLLYQAVSGQAGKEDSALLVAPPMTTTYSELDELLSIFSKSVEEMMQKGGHSIA; encoded by the coding sequence ATGCGCGATTACTTAATTAAACCACTTGTTGGTCAGCCGTATCCAATGATTTCACATGGAAAAGGTGTTTATTTGTATGATCAAAATGGCAATAAATATTTTGATGGTTCGTCAGGAGCAATTACGGCAGGTATTGGGCATGGCGTAAAGGAGATTGCAGACGTTATTAAAAAGCAAGCTGAGGAGATTGCTTTCGTTTATAGATCACAGTTTACGAGTGAACCAGCTGAAAAATTAGCGAAGAAGTTAAGTGATTTAAGTGTAGGAGATTTGAACTGGAGTTTTTTTGTAAATAGTGGCACGGAAGCGAATGAAACAGCTATGAAAATTGCAATTCAGCATTTTCAAGAGCGAGGTATTCAAGGGAAACATAAAATTTTATCAAGATGGATGAGTTATCACGGTATTCCGATGGGTGCTTTATCGATGTCTGGGCATCCACTACGTAGACAACGTTTCGTATCTATTTTGGAAGATTATCCGACTATACCAGCTCCATATTGTTTCAGATGTCCTGTTCAAAAGGTATATCCAACTTGTCAGCTGGCATGTGCGACTGAACTAGAAAGATCAATTGAAAGAATTGGTGCAGAGCATATTGCTGCTTTTATTGCTGAGCCGATTATCGGAGCAGCTGGAGGCGCGGTTGTTCCGCCGAAAGACTATTATAAAGTCATTAAAGAGATTTGCGACCATTACGATATTTTATTTATTGCGGATGAAGTAATGACTGGGCTTGGTCGTACTGGAGCATGGTTTGCGATGGAGCATTGGGGCGTAGAGCCGGATATTATGACACTTGGTAAAGGGTTAGGAGCGGGATATACACCGATGGCAGCGACAGTTGTAAGTGATCGTGTTATGGAACCAATATTACGTGGATCACGTTCAGTAATGAGCGGTCATACGTTAAGTGCAAATCCATTGTCTGCAGCAACGGCTTTAGCTGTTATTGAATATATGGAGAAACATAATCTTCCTGAAAAAACAGCAGAAAAGGGAGAGTATTTAATAAAAGGCTTACAGAAAGTTCAGCAACAATCGACAATCATTGCTGATGTGCGCGGAAAAGGGTTGCTAATCGGGGTAGAATTGCAACCGTTTACAAAAGCGTCAGAGCTTATTTCAGTTGCAGCTAAAAATGGTCTGCTTTTATACCAAGCAGTTTCAGGGCAAGCAGGAAAAGAAGATAGTGCACTGCTTGTAGCACCGCCAATGACAACTACATATTCCGAGTTAGATGAATTACTTTCAATTTTCTCTAAAAGTGTGGAAGAGATGATGCAAAAAGGAGGGCATAGTATCGCATGA
- the atoD gene encoding acetate CoA-transferase subunit alpha produces MTTITNTFGKLKEIEEVISLFHDDMTLMFGGFGGIGSPPSLIQAILEKGVTNLNLIGNDTGFPDVGIGRLVTNERVKSIITSHIGSNPNAGRQLNEGRLQIEFSPQGTLAERIRAGGVGLGGVLVDVGVDTIVEEGKRTVEMNGKTYLVETALTAEVSIVYAKKADPFGNLVFDKSARNMNPHVAMAGDITIVEAEEIVPLGSLDPEEIVVPGVFVNYIVPSEGVNWKWVWA; encoded by the coding sequence ATGACAACTATTACAAATACATTCGGTAAATTAAAAGAAATTGAGGAAGTAATTTCTTTGTTCCATGATGATATGACATTGATGTTTGGGGGATTTGGAGGGATTGGATCCCCTCCATCTTTAATACAGGCAATTTTAGAAAAAGGCGTTACAAATTTAAATTTAATTGGAAATGACACTGGATTTCCTGATGTAGGTATCGGTCGTCTTGTTACAAATGAAAGAGTTAAATCAATAATTACTTCTCACATTGGCTCCAATCCAAATGCAGGAAGGCAACTAAACGAGGGAAGGTTACAAATTGAGTTTTCTCCGCAGGGAACATTAGCAGAGCGTATTCGCGCTGGTGGCGTTGGTCTTGGTGGTGTTTTAGTTGATGTTGGTGTTGATACGATTGTGGAAGAGGGAAAAAGAACAGTTGAAATGAATGGTAAGACCTACTTAGTTGAAACAGCATTAACTGCTGAAGTTTCAATTGTATATGCGAAAAAGGCAGATCCGTTTGGTAACCTTGTATTTGACAAAAGTGCACGAAATATGAATCCCCATGTAGCTATGGCTGGGGATATAACAATTGTAGAAGCAGAAGAAATAGTCCCGCTTGGAAGTTTAGATCCAGAGGAAATTGTCGTTCCAGGTGTTTTCGTAAATTATATTGTACCGTCGGAAGGAGTGAACTGGAAATGGGTATGGGCGTAG
- a CDS encoding CoA transferase subunit B, whose protein sequence is MGMGVEVRDKIARRAAKEIQNGMIVNLGIGIPSLVPNHLPEDINVMFHAENGIVGMGPTPSKGNEDENLCNAAGLPTSLITGASYFDSCTAFGMIRKGLLDITILGSLQVSENGDLANWIVPGKRVPGIGGAMDLAQKAKRVVVVMNHVDKYGNAKIVSECTLPLTSKKCVDLIITDMAVMEVTPSGLILQELMSPYTVEDVKRHTEADFQISSNLLVIE, encoded by the coding sequence ATGGGTATGGGCGTAGAAGTGAGGGATAAGATTGCTAGGCGTGCGGCGAAAGAAATACAAAATGGTATGATTGTAAATTTAGGTATTGGCATACCATCGCTTGTACCAAATCATTTGCCTGAAGATATAAATGTTATGTTTCATGCGGAAAATGGAATCGTCGGCATGGGACCAACGCCAAGTAAAGGGAATGAAGATGAAAATTTGTGTAATGCAGCAGGTTTACCAACTTCTCTTATAACAGGAGCAAGTTATTTCGATAGCTGCACAGCGTTTGGGATGATTCGAAAAGGTTTGCTAGACATAACGATTCTTGGTTCATTACAAGTAAGTGAAAATGGTGATTTAGCAAACTGGATTGTACCTGGAAAACGTGTTCCAGGTATTGGTGGAGCAATGGATTTAGCACAAAAAGCGAAGCGGGTCGTTGTTGTGATGAATCATGTTGATAAGTACGGAAATGCAAAAATTGTTTCAGAGTGTACATTGCCATTAACTTCAAAGAAATGTGTAGATTTAATTATTACTGATATGGCAGTCATGGAGGTAACTCCGAGTGGACTTATATTACAAGAATTAATGAGCCCATACACAGTAGAAGATGTAAAACGACATACAGAAGCTGATTTTCAAATTAGTTCTAACTTACTAGTAATTGAATGA
- a CDS encoding peptidase yields the protein MEQLKKQVCDYIESHEEESVKFLKRLIQEKSVSGDESGAQAIVIEKLRELGLELDIWEPSFSKMKDHPYFVSPRTSFSDSPNIVATLKGSGDGKSMILNGHIDVVPEGDVNQWEHHPYSGEKIGNRIYGRGTTDMKGGNVALMLAMEAIIESNIELKGDIYFQSVIEEESGGAGTLATILRGYKADGVIIPEPTNMKFFPKQQGSMWFRLRVKGKAAHGGTRYEGVSAIEKSMFVIEHVRKLEEKRNSRITDPLFKEIPIPIPINIGKIEGGSWPSSVPDELILEGRCGVAPNETIEAAKEEFENWIAELNDVDNWFVENPVEVEWFGARWVPGELEENHELITTLHHNFVEIEGNEPIIEASPWGTDGGLFTQIANVPTIVFGPGETKVAHYPNEYIEVDKMIAAAKIIACTLLDWCEVKK from the coding sequence ATGGAGCAATTAAAAAAGCAAGTTTGTGATTATATTGAGAGCCATGAAGAGGAAAGTGTGAAATTTTTAAAACGATTAATTCAAGAAAAGAGCGTATCTGGTGATGAAAGCGGTGCGCAGGCAATTGTGATTGAAAAATTACGTGAATTAGGTTTAGAGCTCGATATATGGGAGCCTTCTTTTTCTAAAATGAAAGATCATCCTTATTTTGTATCACCCCGTACAAGTTTTTCAGATAGCCCAAATATTGTAGCAACTTTAAAAGGAAGTGGCGACGGGAAATCTATGATATTGAATGGGCATATTGATGTAGTTCCAGAAGGGGATGTGAATCAGTGGGAACATCATCCTTATAGCGGTGAGAAAATCGGAAATCGTATATATGGCCGTGGAACGACGGATATGAAGGGCGGAAATGTCGCACTTATGCTTGCGATGGAAGCGATTATTGAATCTAACATTGAATTAAAAGGAGACATCTATTTTCAAAGTGTAATAGAAGAGGAAAGTGGCGGAGCAGGGACATTAGCAACTATATTACGAGGATATAAGGCAGATGGTGTCATTATTCCGGAGCCTACTAATATGAAGTTTTTCCCGAAACAACAAGGTTCCATGTGGTTTCGTCTACGTGTAAAAGGGAAAGCTGCACACGGTGGAACGCGCTATGAAGGGGTTAGTGCAATTGAAAAAAGTATGTTTGTTATAGAACATGTAAGAAAGCTAGAGGAGAAAAGAAATAGTCGAATTACAGATCCGTTATTTAAAGAAATTCCGATTCCAATTCCAATTAACATTGGGAAAATTGAAGGAGGGAGTTGGCCAAGTTCTGTTCCCGATGAATTAATTTTAGAAGGAAGATGCGGTGTTGCGCCGAATGAGACTATAGAGGCGGCAAAAGAAGAGTTTGAGAATTGGATTGCTGAATTAAATGATGTGGACAATTGGTTTGTTGAAAATCCAGTAGAAGTAGAATGGTTTGGAGCGAGATGGGTTCCTGGTGAACTAGAAGAGAATCATGAACTCATTACGACACTTCATCACAACTTTGTTGAAATCGAAGGGAACGAACCAATTATTGAAGCATCTCCGTGGGGGACTGATGGAGGTTTATTTACACAAATTGCAAACGTACCAACAATAGTATTTGGTCCAGGAGAGACGAAAGTAGCACACTATCCAAACGAATATATAGAAGTTGATAAAATGATAGCTGCCGCAAAAATTATTGCATGTACATTACTAGATTGGTGTGAGGTGAAAAAATGA
- the ablB gene encoding putative beta-lysine N-acetyltransferase encodes MKYYESFREQTNCYTVEGVLDYFNKRIRVDHYTGNVESIIQTIDELAEKHSFTKCIIKGKGEHVSTWLSFGFLLEATIPHYFQGHDAYFFVKYNNDERRNSMHWIEEDTILSGVKGKEIKEKVVPEKFLLRKATEEDAEELATVFGKVFEVYPTPLNEASYVLQTMKEDDTIYYVYEFEGKIISTASAEMNIKEGNAELTNCATLPEYRKHGFMKSLLIKLEEELQERSIFCSYTIARSLSFGMNAAFHQLGYTYTGRLANNCYIFDKLEDMNIWVKDLSSYSKAVKLPPQNLAVKQNS; translated from the coding sequence ATGAAATACTATGAATCTTTTAGAGAACAGACGAATTGTTATACAGTAGAAGGTGTTTTAGATTATTTTAATAAGCGTATTCGGGTAGATCACTATACAGGAAATGTTGAAAGTATTATACAGACAATTGACGAACTAGCAGAGAAACATTCTTTCACTAAATGTATTATTAAAGGAAAGGGAGAGCATGTTTCAACATGGCTCTCTTTCGGTTTTTTGTTGGAAGCAACGATACCTCATTATTTTCAAGGACACGATGCATACTTTTTTGTGAAATATAATAATGATGAAAGACGAAATAGTATGCATTGGATTGAGGAAGATACTATATTAAGCGGTGTAAAAGGAAAAGAAATAAAAGAAAAAGTAGTTCCAGAGAAATTTTTGCTGAGAAAAGCGACTGAAGAAGATGCAGAAGAATTAGCAACTGTATTCGGAAAAGTATTTGAAGTGTATCCGACACCTTTAAATGAAGCGAGTTATGTATTACAGACGATGAAAGAAGACGATACAATTTACTACGTGTATGAATTTGAGGGGAAAATTATTAGTACAGCATCTGCAGAAATGAACATAAAGGAAGGGAATGCAGAATTAACGAATTGTGCTACTTTACCTGAATACCGTAAACATGGATTTATGAAAAGTTTACTAATTAAATTAGAGGAAGAACTTCAAGAAAGATCTATTTTCTGCTCCTATACAATTGCTCGATCGCTTTCTTTCGGAATGAATGCTGCCTTTCATCAATTAGGCTATACGTATACAGGAAGACTGGCGAATAATTGCTACATTTTCGATAAGTTGGAAGATATGAATATATGGGTGAAAGATCTTTCTAGCTATTCGAAAGCAGTAAAACTTCCGCCTCAAAATTTGGCTGT